One Mangrovimonas cancribranchiae DNA segment encodes these proteins:
- the proS gene encoding proline--tRNA ligase, whose product MSKKLTSRAEDYSKWYNELVVKADLAENSAVRGCMVIKPYGYAIWEKMQAELDRMFKETGHKNAYFPLFVPKSLFEAEEKNAEGFAKECAVVTHYRLQNDPDNEGKLRVDPEAKLEEELVVRPTSEAIIWNTYKGWIQSYRDLPILVNQWANVVRWEMRTRLFLRTAEFLWQEGHTAHETKAEAIKEAELMNNIYANFAENFMAIPVVKGVKTESERFAGAVETYCIEALMQDGKALQAGTSHFLGQNFAKAFDVKFTSKEGKQDYVWATSWGVSTRLMGALIMTHSDDHGLVLPPNLAPDQVVIVPIYRSEEQLEEISKIANLIMGDLRAKNISVKFDDRTTHRPGAKFAQHELQGVPLRIAIGPKDLENGTVELARRDTLTKEIVPLDSLTPKIENLMEEIQSSLYKKALDYRSTHTTEVDTFDEFKEVLKNKGGFISAHWDGTAETEEKIKELTKATIRCIPLDAGNEEGKCVYTGVPSKGRVLFAKAY is encoded by the coding sequence ATGAGCAAGAAACTTACAAGTAGAGCAGAAGATTATTCTAAATGGTATAATGAGCTTGTTGTAAAAGCAGATTTAGCTGAAAACTCAGCAGTTAGAGGTTGTATGGTAATAAAACCTTATGGTTACGCCATTTGGGAAAAAATGCAAGCCGAATTAGATAGAATGTTTAAAGAAACAGGGCATAAAAATGCTTACTTCCCTTTATTTGTTCCCAAAAGTCTTTTTGAAGCTGAAGAAAAAAATGCCGAAGGTTTTGCTAAAGAATGTGCTGTAGTAACGCATTACAGGTTACAAAACGACCCTGATAATGAAGGAAAGCTTCGTGTTGATCCAGAGGCGAAACTGGAAGAAGAATTAGTAGTAAGACCTACAAGTGAGGCCATTATTTGGAATACCTATAAAGGATGGATTCAATCTTACAGAGACTTGCCAATTTTAGTTAATCAATGGGCAAATGTCGTGCGTTGGGAAATGCGTACACGATTATTTTTAAGAACAGCAGAATTTTTATGGCAAGAAGGGCATACAGCTCATGAAACAAAAGCAGAAGCTATAAAGGAAGCCGAGTTAATGAATAATATATATGCCAATTTCGCCGAAAACTTTATGGCAATACCCGTTGTAAAAGGGGTAAAAACCGAAAGCGAACGTTTCGCAGGTGCTGTAGAAACGTATTGTATCGAGGCATTAATGCAAGATGGTAAGGCGTTACAAGCAGGAACATCACATTTTCTTGGGCAAAATTTCGCCAAAGCTTTCGATGTTAAGTTTACTTCAAAAGAAGGAAAACAAGATTATGTTTGGGCAACATCTTGGGGTGTTTCTACTAGATTAATGGGCGCTTTAATAATGACACATAGCGACGATCATGGTTTAGTGTTGCCGCCTAATTTAGCCCCAGATCAAGTAGTTATAGTTCCTATATATAGATCCGAAGAGCAATTAGAAGAAATTTCTAAAATCGCTAACTTAATAATGGGCGATTTACGAGCAAAGAATATTTCGGTTAAGTTTGATGATAGAACAACACATAGGCCAGGAGCTAAGTTTGCACAGCATGAATTACAAGGTGTGCCTTTACGAATAGCTATTGGGCCTAAAGATCTAGAAAACGGAACTGTTGAGTTAGCAAGAAGAGACACGTTAACTAAAGAAATTGTACCATTAGACAGCTTAACACCTAAAATTGAAAATCTAATGGAAGAAATACAAAGTTCATTGTATAAAAAAGCCTTAGATTATAGAAGTACACACACTACAGAAGTAGATACTTTCGACGAGTTTAAAGAGGTTTTAAAGAATAAAGGTGGATTTATATCGGCACATTGGGACGGTACCGCTGAAACCGAAGAAAAAATAAAAGAACTTACCAAGGCAACTATAAGATGTATACCTTTAGACGCAGGTAATGAAGAAGGTAAATGTGTTTACACAGGAGTGCCTTCTAAAGGAAGAGTGCTTTTTGCTAAGGCATATTAA
- the rpsT gene encoding 30S ribosomal protein S20, with translation MANHKSALKRIRSNEAKRLRNRYQHRTTRNAIKKLRDMTSKSDAEKLFPSVVSMVDKLAKNNIIHANKAANLKSSLAKHVASL, from the coding sequence ATGGCAAATCATAAGTCAGCGTTAAAAAGAATTAGAAGCAACGAAGCTAAGCGCTTAAGAAATAGATATCAGCATAGAACAACACGTAATGCTATTAAGAAATTACGTGATATGACTAGCAAGTCAGATGCTGAAAAATTATTTCCTTCTGTAGTTTCTATGGTAGATAAATTAGCAAAGAATAATATTATTCATGCTAATAAAGCAGCAAATTTAAAGTCTAGCTTAGCTAAGCATGTTGCTTCACTATAA
- a CDS encoding outer membrane protein transport protein — protein sequence MKKLIILTLGLFIVQTSHSQDITDALRYSQDEIQGTARFRALSGAFGALGGDMSAVSINPAGSAVFTSSHVSLSLANNNTKNETRYFNGSSSAKDSNFDLNQTGAAFVFYNRNENSNWKKFSLGVAYDKTNDFDNEWLAAGTSNTSIDRYFLDRTEAGEFEFGVLKLLPGEYIEEAYADIGSNYSYDYQQVFLGYWAGIIDPVNMDNNTNDNNIDYISNTAPATAFNQEYFYASTGYNGKFAFNFATQFKDKLYLGLNLNSHFINYDKTTHFYETNSDPNSLANDIFFENRLSTTGSGFSFQLGAIANITENFRAGLAYNSPTWYRIDEELSQNINSNIADPEINYISTVINVYPSYKLQTPGKFTGSLAYIFGKHGLISFDYSIKDYGNTKYRPTSDTYFSRLNQDISNRLTTASTYRFGGEYRIKQVSLRAGYRLEESPYKEDRNDSNYVGDLNGYSFGLGYNFGKFNIDLSFDHAERDYKNQLYSVGLTNRANIDNSNNNVILTVGFSL from the coding sequence ATGAAAAAGTTAATAATATTAACCTTAGGCCTTTTTATTGTCCAGACTTCGCATTCTCAAGACATAACAGATGCCTTAAGATACTCGCAAGATGAAATTCAAGGAACAGCAAGATTTCGCGCTTTAAGCGGTGCATTTGGAGCCTTAGGAGGTGATATGAGCGCTGTAAGCATAAACCCAGCTGGATCAGCAGTCTTTACGTCTAGTCATGTTTCTTTATCACTAGCAAACAATAACACAAAAAACGAAACACGATATTTTAATGGCTCTAGTAGCGCTAAAGACTCTAATTTTGATTTAAATCAAACTGGCGCGGCTTTTGTTTTTTATAATAGAAATGAAAATTCAAATTGGAAAAAGTTTTCGCTAGGTGTTGCCTACGATAAAACAAACGACTTTGATAATGAATGGCTCGCTGCTGGAACAAGCAACACATCTATAGATCGATATTTTTTAGATAGAACAGAAGCTGGTGAATTTGAATTTGGAGTTCTTAAATTATTACCTGGCGAGTATATTGAAGAAGCATATGCCGATATAGGCTCTAATTATTCATACGATTACCAACAAGTATTTTTAGGCTATTGGGCTGGGATTATCGATCCTGTAAATATGGATAATAATACAAACGATAATAATATAGACTATATTTCAAATACAGCTCCTGCAACAGCGTTTAATCAAGAATACTTTTACGCCTCTACAGGTTACAATGGTAAGTTTGCATTTAACTTTGCTACGCAATTTAAAGATAAGTTATACCTAGGACTTAATTTAAACTCCCATTTTATAAATTATGACAAGACAACTCATTTTTATGAAACTAATTCCGACCCTAACTCACTAGCAAATGATATCTTCTTTGAGAATAGACTATCTACAACTGGTTCTGGATTTTCATTTCAATTAGGAGCTATTGCCAATATAACAGAAAACTTTAGAGCTGGTTTGGCTTATAATTCGCCTACATGGTACAGAATTGACGAAGAACTTAGTCAAAATATAAATTCTAATATTGCTGACCCTGAAATTAATTATATAAGCACAGTTATTAATGTATATCCATCATACAAACTGCAAACACCAGGAAAATTTACAGGGAGTCTTGCTTATATTTTTGGAAAACATGGTCTTATTAGCTTTGACTATTCTATTAAAGACTACGGAAACACAAAATACAGACCAACTTCTGACACGTATTTTTCACGCTTAAATCAAGACATAAGCAACAGGTTAACAACAGCATCGACATATAGATTTGGCGGTGAATATCGCATTAAACAGGTAAGTTTAAGAGCTGGTTATCGCCTAGAAGAAAGCCCTTATAAAGAGGATAGAAATGACAGTAATTATGTTGGAGACTTAAATGGTTATTCTTTTGGTTTAGGATATAATTTTGGGAAGTTCAACATAGATTTATCATTTGATCATGCTGAAAGAGATTATAAAAATCAATTATATAGTGTAGGATTAACTAATAGAGCTAATATTGATAACAGTAATAACAATGTTATTTTAACTGTTGGATTTAGTTTATAA
- a CDS encoding T9SS type B sorting domain-containing protein, whose translation MKKIITLLLLVFSAVSYAQGPGCPNVQAGGMSTGGDVVLDCGDSCVDLSASFLETGETTSYEVSSIPYNPPTSYQGLSNPIFVGSDDIWSDVVDLPFEFCFFDEQYNQIILGANGVISFDTSFANTGNDWPLNPGDLLPNNTNPTLSEGNIFGAGHDIYPPVSPPEGEIAWEVRGTAPCRTFVISFYHQAQYDCTDLLTTQMMVLYEGTNTIEVYIENKPICNSWNDGLAVIGIQNNAGTVAYTPPGRNTGQWQPPELIPGTGIRVEGWRFTPNGTPNYQLTWYDEGGNPLGNDPAINVCPTTDTFYTAEVEYTNCNGDVFTETDTVNVTFGGTPPSVTLTSNGSVCTGGDAVFTITGTAGDIVDYNINGGATQQITLDASGEGVVTITGITTDQTINLLAVNNPGNGCSATLTDTNTVTITATPTVTLTSNSSTCSGGDAVFTITGTPGDIVDYNLNGGATQQITLDASGEGVVTASGVTTDQTINLLAVNNPTTTCSDTLSDTATVTITANPTITLSTNTDICSGDDAIFTLVGSPGDIVDYSLNGGATQQVTLDASGQGNVTVTGATVDQDIELQAVNNPGTGCNATLTDTAIITVNPNPSVTLTSNNSICSGGDAVFTITGTPGDIVDYNLNGGATQQITLDASGEGVVTASGVTTDQTINLLAVTNPTTTCSDTLSDTAMVTITANPTITLSTNTDICSGDDAIFTLVGSAGDIVDYSLNGGATQQITLDASGQGNVTVTGATVDQDIELQAVNNPGTGCSSVLTDTAVILVNPNPSVTLTSNGSTCSGSDAVFTITGNSGDIVDYTINGGATQQITLDASGQGVVLLSGVTVDQVIVLELVTTPSTSCNTVLTDTETVVIESTPSVGLTTNSDICSGEDAVFTITGSPGDIVDYNLNGGTTQQITLDASGQGVITVPAATSDETINLELVNNPSTGCNGALTDIATVIVNANPTVTLSSNGSICPNNDAEFTITGSPGDIVDYNLNGGATQQVTLDTSGQSIVTVAGATTDQTITLELVVNPTTTCNTILTNTETVTIVTPPTITSLSTNSDICSGDDAVFSITGSPGDIVDYTINGGATEQITLDATTGEGLVTIVGATTDQTITLELVTNPTTTCSTVLANTDIVTVIANPTAMVVSNGDICFNEDASFTITGSPDNIVDYNVNGGATQQVTLDAAGEAIITLPGVTVDQVLTLEQVVNPTTTCTSLLTEEATVVVNPLPTVVDPTPLIVCDDNVSDGMTEMDLTVKDNEISGGNSSYNVTYYNSLAEAEAGTPEVSPSSMAYIGSDGEVVHVRVEDATTGCVDYTTLTLNVVGAPAANTPSDLHYCDPDNDGLGVFDLSAVAAEVTTDPALEVTFHLTEQNAIDDVLPQGNVLSNVMGQIIYVRVDYAGTSTDCPTIVELNLIVDPTPEIEEDLDPIVMCDDDGTADGLTEFDLTIRNVDVLNGLSATDYTVTYYEDPNDAEIGTTAATYIATPAAYTNTTPDMQTIGVRVENNTTGCYTATTLDLIVNPLPVPETTNEALFLTICDDTVDNDGYGIFDLTQQDDIITGGNTNWSVDYYETMADLQAGNTISDYTAYANTSINGLPHNPQTLFVLVTSGTTGCSATSTLTIEVLDVPTPTPSANITPLEECDADNDGYAEFDLQSATVEIDNGEGNDITYHGTYENAEDGVNELPDLYTNNDAGTDVVYVRATDPVTLCYTVVELQLIALPTPEVLTDIASYSECDDDYDGVTAFDLTSMDATIYNGQNPADYTLTYHETLADAEAIPAANPIVEPQLSNYMSSDATIYVRLEGVNGCIATGQFDIIVNLPPTIALQDGLFEICDDSIDNDGYASFDLTTMDGDITGNDSSLVVDYFETMADVQSGNSIPDYTDYTNTSVGGLPHNPQTIFVTVTETSSGNSCYAVTTLTLVVNTLPTPNDNLPDLEACDDNNPGDLEEVFDLTENEPLMLNAFDETVTYHTSMSDAEAGANAITTPDAYQSAAQTIYVRVTNTGDPADPADTGTGCYTIVTFNLIVNPLPETTTVEDIIACEVNTDGYYTFDLTVRTDDILNGQPEPDYEVHYYETLAAAESGTGWITNDTAYTNIEDPANAGTPLNPQEIYVSITNTITGCSVATVSFFIEVQEGAMANTVPTFEMCDDNMEFDGDPSNDTVAFDLTTQDATVLGTTQSPTDFNVTYYLSENDALDMVNALSSPYTNTSNPQTIWVRVDNDMTADNDCYDITSFELQVNPKPSFTLDDEYTLCVDANGTEVINTPILDTGLSDTLYSFEWTEAGDPSTVLGTGSSYEPIIGGVYTVYVEDVTTQCNSAVTTTVIESGPPALTATVTTEAFADPHAVVATVTGEGEYEFSLDNGPWVSNGTNTYTFTDVAFGEYAVRARDINGCGISYDDVFVVDYPLYFTPNDDGFNDTWQIVGIQDQLDAKIYIFDRYGKLLKQLSPSGPGWDGTFNGEVLPSSDYWFTIEYREPGEINGPSKEFRAHFSLKR comes from the coding sequence ATGAAAAAGATAATTACTTTATTATTGCTTGTTTTTTCGGCAGTTTCCTATGCACAAGGACCAGGATGTCCTAATGTTCAAGCTGGGGGTATGAGTACTGGAGGAGACGTTGTATTAGATTGTGGAGATTCTTGTGTCGATTTATCGGCATCCTTTTTAGAAACAGGAGAAACCACCAGTTATGAGGTGTCCTCTATACCTTATAATCCACCAACATCTTACCAGGGGCTGTCCAATCCTATTTTTGTTGGTTCAGATGATATATGGAGTGATGTTGTAGATTTGCCTTTTGAATTTTGTTTTTTTGATGAGCAGTATAATCAAATTATACTCGGAGCTAATGGTGTGATTAGTTTTGATACCAGTTTTGCGAATACAGGTAATGATTGGCCTTTAAATCCTGGAGATTTGTTGCCCAATAATACTAATCCTACTTTATCAGAGGGTAATATTTTTGGAGCGGGTCATGATATTTACCCCCCTGTTAGTCCACCGGAGGGAGAAATTGCATGGGAGGTAAGAGGAACGGCACCTTGTAGAACATTTGTAATAAGTTTTTATCATCAAGCGCAATATGATTGTACAGATTTGTTAACCACACAAATGATGGTGTTGTATGAAGGTACTAATACGATTGAAGTTTATATAGAAAACAAACCAATATGTAACAGTTGGAATGATGGTTTAGCGGTAATAGGTATTCAAAATAACGCAGGAACGGTAGCATATACTCCGCCTGGACGTAACACAGGGCAATGGCAACCACCAGAATTAATACCTGGAACAGGTATTCGTGTAGAAGGATGGCGTTTTACCCCTAATGGTACACCTAACTACCAATTAACATGGTACGATGAAGGTGGAAACCCTTTAGGAAATGATCCAGCAATAAACGTTTGTCCTACCACAGATACATTTTATACAGCAGAAGTAGAATATACAAATTGTAATGGCGATGTGTTTACAGAAACAGATACAGTTAATGTTACTTTTGGTGGAACACCTCCTTCGGTTACTTTAACTAGTAATGGGAGTGTTTGTACAGGTGGCGATGCTGTGTTTACTATAACAGGAACCGCAGGAGATATTGTAGATTATAATATTAATGGCGGAGCAACCCAACAAATTACGTTAGATGCCTCAGGGGAAGGTGTGGTAACTATTACGGGTATTACCACAGATCAAACAATAAACTTATTAGCGGTTAATAACCCTGGCAATGGTTGTAGTGCAACATTAACAGATACGAATACAGTAACTATTACAGCCACGCCAACCGTAACGCTTACAAGTAATAGTAGCACATGCTCTGGAGGTGATGCTGTGTTTACCATAACAGGCACACCAGGTGATATAGTTGACTATAACTTAAATGGCGGTGCAACCCAGCAAATCACTTTAGATGCTTCTGGAGAAGGTGTGGTAACTGCTTCAGGTGTAACAACAGATCAAACAATAAATTTATTAGCTGTAAATAACCCAACAACAACTTGTAGCGACACATTATCAGACACAGCAACGGTAACTATTACAGCAAATCCAACCATTACATTGTCTACAAACACAGACATATGCTCTGGAGATGATGCTATATTTACCCTAGTTGGGTCTCCAGGAGATATTGTAGATTATTCTTTAAATGGCGGAGCAACCCAACAAGTCACATTAGATGCTTCGGGTCAAGGAAATGTTACTGTAACAGGGGCAACAGTAGACCAAGATATCGAACTTCAAGCGGTTAACAATCCTGGTACTGGTTGTAATGCAACTCTAACTGATACAGCGATAATAACAGTAAACCCAAATCCATCTGTAACACTTACAAGTAATAACAGCATATGTTCTGGAGGTGATGCTGTGTTTACTATAACTGGTACACCAGGTGATATAGTTGACTATAACTTAAATGGCGGAGCAACCCAGCAAATCACTTTAGATGCTTCTGGAGAAGGTGTGGTAACTGCTTCAGGTGTAACAACAGATCAAACAATAAACTTATTAGCTGTAACTAATCCAACAACAACTTGTAGCGACACGCTATCTGATACAGCAATGGTAACTATTACAGCAAACCCAACCATTACATTATCTACAAATACAGATATTTGTTCTGGTGATGATGCCATTTTTACATTAGTTGGTTCAGCAGGAGATATTGTAGATTATTCTTTAAATGGAGGGGCTACACAACAAATTACATTAGATGCTTCTGGGCAAGGAAATGTTACTGTAACAGGAGCGACAGTAGACCAAGATATCGAACTTCAAGCGGTTAATAATCCTGGAACTGGATGTAGTTCAGTTTTAACTGATACCGCAGTTATTCTAGTAAATCCAAATCCATCTGTAACACTTACAAGTAATGGCAGTACATGTTCTGGAAGTGATGCTGTATTTACCATAACAGGAAATTCAGGAGATATTGTAGATTATACCATTAATGGAGGAGCAACACAACAAATAACACTTGATGCTTCTGGACAAGGGGTTGTATTATTAAGTGGTGTTACGGTAGATCAAGTTATTGTTTTAGAATTAGTAACTACACCATCTACATCGTGTAATACTGTTTTAACCGATACTGAAACTGTGGTGATAGAGAGTACACCGTCTGTTGGTTTGACAACCAATAGTGATATTTGTTCTGGAGAAGATGCCGTATTTACCATAACAGGTTCGCCAGGAGATATTGTAGATTATAACTTAAATGGCGGCACGACACAGCAAATTACTTTAGATGCTTCTGGTCAAGGAGTTATTACTGTACCAGCAGCTACTTCAGATGAGACGATTAACCTTGAGTTAGTTAATAACCCTTCTACCGGATGTAATGGGGCTTTAACAGATATAGCAACGGTAATAGTAAATGCTAATCCTACAGTTACGTTATCTAGTAATGGTAGTATTTGCCCTAATAATGATGCTGAATTTACTATAACAGGTTCGCCAGGAGATATAGTAGATTATAATCTAAATGGCGGTGCAACTCAACAAGTTACTTTAGATACTTCAGGTCAGAGTATTGTAACTGTCGCTGGTGCTACTACAGATCAAACGATAACATTAGAGTTGGTTGTAAACCCAACAACAACATGTAATACAATATTAACAAATACAGAAACTGTTACTATTGTAACACCTCCCACAATAACCTCATTAAGCACAAACAGTGATATATGTAGTGGAGACGATGCTGTATTTTCGATAACTGGATCACCTGGTGATATAGTAGATTACACTATAAATGGTGGAGCTACAGAACAAATTACATTAGATGCTACGACAGGAGAAGGGCTTGTAACGATTGTAGGCGCTACTACAGACCAAACAATAACGTTAGAATTGGTTACCAACCCAACAACAACCTGTAGTACAGTATTAGCAAACACAGACATAGTTACTGTTATAGCAAATCCTACAGCAATGGTAGTGTCTAATGGCGATATTTGCTTCAATGAAGACGCTTCTTTTACCATTACAGGATCTCCTGATAATATTGTTGATTACAACGTTAATGGTGGAGCTACCCAGCAAGTAACTCTTGATGCAGCAGGAGAAGCCATTATAACGTTACCAGGCGTAACGGTAGATCAAGTATTAACTTTAGAACAAGTTGTTAATCCAACAACAACATGTACTTCTTTGTTAACAGAAGAAGCTACAGTAGTTGTTAACCCGCTACCAACGGTAGTAGATCCTACACCATTAATAGTGTGCGATGATAATGTTTCAGATGGTATGACAGAGATGGATTTAACCGTTAAAGACAATGAAATATCAGGAGGGAATAGCAGTTATAATGTTACTTATTATAACAGTTTGGCCGAAGCTGAAGCAGGCACGCCAGAAGTGTCTCCATCATCCATGGCTTATATAGGATCAGATGGCGAGGTTGTTCATGTAAGAGTAGAAGATGCGACAACAGGATGTGTTGACTATACTACGTTAACGCTAAATGTAGTTGGAGCTCCAGCAGCTAACACACCAAGCGATTTACATTATTGCGATCCGGATAACGATGGTTTAGGGGTGTTTGATTTATCAGCAGTTGCCGCAGAAGTTACAACAGACCCGGCATTAGAGGTAACCTTTCACTTAACAGAACAAAACGCTATAGACGATGTGTTACCACAAGGTAATGTATTATCAAATGTAATGGGGCAAATCATTTATGTACGCGTAGACTATGCTGGTACAAGTACAGATTGTCCAACTATAGTCGAGTTAAACTTAATTGTAGATCCAACCCCAGAGATAGAAGAGGATTTAGATCCTATAGTGATGTGTGATGATGATGGTACGGCAGATGGTTTAACAGAGTTTGATTTAACCATTAGAAATGTAGATGTTTTAAATGGTTTAAGCGCTACAGATTATACCGTTACTTATTATGAAGATCCAAATGACGCTGAAATAGGAACAACAGCAGCAACGTACATAGCCACACCAGCAGCATACACAAACACTACACCAGATATGCAAACCATAGGTGTTCGCGTAGAAAATAACACTACAGGTTGTTATACGGCTACAACACTAGATTTAATCGTTAATCCATTACCCGTTCCAGAAACAACAAATGAAGCGTTGTTTTTAACAATTTGTGATGATACAGTCGACAACGACGGTTATGGTATTTTTGATTTAACACAACAAGATGATATAATTACCGGAGGAAACACCAATTGGTCAGTAGATTATTATGAAACCATGGCAGACCTACAAGCGGGGAACACCATATCAGATTATACGGCTTATGCAAATACCTCTATAAATGGACTGCCACATAATCCACAAACCCTATTTGTGCTAGTAACTAGTGGTACCACAGGATGTTCAGCAACATCAACATTAACAATAGAAGTATTAGATGTGCCAACACCAACACCATCAGCAAACATTACACCACTAGAAGAGTGTGACGCAGATAACGATGGTTATGCAGAATTTGATTTACAATCTGCAACTGTTGAGATAGATAACGGAGAAGGTAATGACATAACCTATCATGGAACCTATGAAAATGCAGAAGATGGTGTTAACGAATTACCAGATCTTTATACAAATAACGATGCAGGAACCGATGTTGTTTATGTAAGAGCGACAGATCCTGTAACACTATGTTATACAGTAGTAGAATTACAATTAATAGCTTTACCAACACCAGAAGTATTAACAGATATAGCATCGTATTCAGAATGTGATGATGATTATGATGGTGTAACAGCTTTTGATTTAACATCCATGGATGCCACTATATACAATGGTCAAAATCCAGCAGATTACACTTTAACATACCATGAAACATTAGCAGATGCAGAGGCTATTCCTGCAGCGAACCCAATTGTAGAACCACAATTGTCAAATTACATGAGCTCCGATGCAACAATTTATGTGCGTTTGGAAGGAGTAAATGGTTGTATAGCAACAGGTCAATTTGATATCATTGTAAACTTACCACCAACAATTGCTCTACAGGATGGATTATTTGAAATTTGTGATGATTCTATAGATAATGATGGTTATGCTAGTTTTGATTTAACAACAATGGATGGTGATATAACAGGAAACGATAGCTCATTAGTTGTTGATTATTTTGAAACCATGGCCGATGTACAATCAGGTAATTCAATACCAGATTATACAGACTATACTAATACATCAGTAGGAGGCTTACCTCATAACCCACAAACCATTTTTGTAACGGTAACAGAAACTTCAAGTGGTAATAGTTGTTATGCGGTAACCACATTAACTTTAGTAGTTAATACTTTGCCTACACCAAATGATAATTTACCTGATTTAGAAGCTTGTGATGATAACAACCCAGGAGATTTAGAAGAAGTTTTCGACTTAACCGAAAACGAACCATTAATGTTAAATGCGTTTGATGAAACTGTAACATATCATACAAGTATGAGCGATGCAGAAGCGGGAGCAAATGCAATAACGACACCAGACGCTTACCAGAGTGCAGCGCAAACTATTTATGTACGAGTAACTAATACTGGTGATCCAGCAGATCCGGCAGATACAGGAACTGGTTGTTACACAATTGTTACTTTTAATTTAATAGTAAATCCGTTGCCGGAAACAACAACAGTTGAAGATATTATTGCTTGTGAAGTAAACACAGATGGTTATTATACGTTTGATTTAACTGTTAGAACAGATGATATTTTAAATGGCCAACCAGAACCCGATTATGAAGTGCATTATTATGAAACACTAGCTGCAGCTGAATCAGGGACAGGCTGGATAACGAATGATACCGCATATACAAATATAGAAGATCCAGCTAATGCAGGAACACCATTAAACCCGCAAGAGATTTACGTGAGTATCACAAACACAATTACGGGATGTAGTGTAGCTACAGTAAGTTTCTTCATTGAAGTGCAAGAAGGCGCTATGGCTAATACAGTGCCAACATTTGAAATGTGCGACGATAATATGGAGTTTGATGGCGATCCATCAAATGATACTGTAGCGTTCGATTTAACAACACAAGATGCAACAGTATTAGGAACAACACAAAGTCCTACAGACTTTAATGTAACATATTATTTATCTGAGAACGATGCTTTAGATATGGTTAATGCCCTATCAAGTCCATATACAAACACCTCAAACCCGCAAACTATATGGGTAAGAGTAGATAATGATATGACAGCAGATAATGATTGTTACGATATCACGTCTTTTGAATTACAAGTCAACCCAAAACCATCATTTACCTTAGATGACGAATACACGCTTTGCGTTGACGCTAATGGTACAGAAGTTATAAATACCCCAATATTAGACACAGGATTGAGCGACACGCTATATTCGTTTGAATGGACAGAAGCTGGAGACCCAAGTACTGTGTTAGGAACGGGTTCTAGTTACGAACCTATAATAGGAGGTGTTTATACAGTATATGTAGAAGATGTTACAACCCAATGTAATAGTGCCGTAACAACAACCGTAATAGAGAGTGGCCCACCAGCATTAACGGCAACAGTAACAACCGAAGCTTTTGCAGACCCACATGCTGTAGTAGCCACTGTTACTGGAGAAGGTGAGTATGAATTTAGTTTAGACAATGGTCCTTGGGTAAGCAATGGTACAAATACGTATACCTTTACCGATGTTGCCTTTGGGGAATATGCCGTAAGAGCACGTGATATTAACGGATGTGGTATAAGCTATGATGATGTATTTGTGGTAGATTACCCATTATACTTTACACCGAATGATGACGGATTTAATGACACTTGGCAGATTGTTGGAATTCAAGATCAGTTAGATGCTAAGATTTATATTTTCGACCGTTATGGTAAATTATTAAAACAACTTAGTCCATCAGGGCCAGGTTGGGATGGTACCTTTAATGGCGAAGTATTACCATCTAGTGATTACTGGTTTACAATAGAGTATAGAGAGCCTGGAGAAATAAACGGCCCCTCAAAAGAGTTTAGAGCTCACTTCTCTTTAAAGAGATAA